From Thalassotalea euphylliae, the proteins below share one genomic window:
- a CDS encoding DNA topoisomerase III has translation MKLYIAEKPSLARAIADVLPKPQKKQQGYIQVGNGDIVTWCIGHILEQAEPEAYGEHYKKWQLEHLPIIPESWQLKPKYKTKSQLTVIRNWLKKADEVVHAGDPDREGQLLVDEVLNYLKLSKTKTAQVKRLLISDLNPAAVKKALSQLKSNQAFMPLSVSALARSRADWLYGINLTRALTIQGGKAGYQGVLSVGRVQTPVLGLVVNRDREIANFVSKPFYEVEAELTPDSTAISPCIMTKWQPSEACQPYQDEDGRVVVKALAENVVARITGQEALVSELKKQDKQQNAPLPYNLSALQIDAAKRYAMNAKLVLDVCQALYEKHKLITYPRSDCRYLPTEHFSDAPQILSMLKDSQLPLAKQLGDADPKRKSRAWQDSKVGAHHAIIPTTKSPTKLNLNNFEKNIYQLICRQYAAQFFPTYCYQQLKASFLIAGGLFQSSATIVSQLGWKSLFGGEKNTNSEDGQQSASPALAQLLSQLTQGQTLYCQQGHLREKQTEPPKHFTDASLLAAMTGIARFVTDKSLKAILKETDGLGTEATRAGIIDLLFKRGFLARQGKQIHATDTGKGLIDALPIDCTQPDMTARWESSLNQIADKACSYGQFMQPIEGSLHNLINLLSQQLPSSLQGLKSPQKPAYKKRRKTSPTKRKSSTTKK, from the coding sequence ATGAAGCTGTATATTGCTGAAAAACCTAGCCTTGCCAGAGCTATTGCCGACGTACTGCCCAAACCGCAAAAGAAGCAGCAAGGCTATATTCAAGTGGGTAATGGCGATATCGTGACTTGGTGTATTGGCCATATTTTGGAGCAAGCGGAACCCGAGGCTTATGGCGAGCACTACAAAAAGTGGCAACTCGAGCACCTGCCCATTATTCCCGAAAGCTGGCAACTTAAACCCAAGTACAAAACTAAAAGCCAGCTAACCGTGATCCGCAACTGGCTCAAAAAAGCCGATGAAGTCGTGCACGCTGGCGATCCCGATCGCGAAGGGCAGTTATTAGTCGATGAAGTACTTAATTACCTCAAACTGTCCAAAACAAAAACCGCACAAGTAAAACGCCTACTGATCAGTGATTTAAACCCTGCGGCCGTAAAAAAAGCACTTTCACAACTCAAATCTAATCAAGCCTTTATGCCACTTTCTGTTTCTGCACTGGCGCGCAGTCGTGCTGACTGGCTGTATGGTATTAATCTCACTCGGGCACTAACGATTCAGGGAGGTAAAGCGGGTTATCAAGGAGTCTTGTCGGTCGGCAGAGTACAAACGCCAGTACTTGGTTTAGTGGTGAATCGCGACCGCGAAATCGCCAACTTTGTTAGCAAACCCTTTTATGAAGTAGAAGCGGAGTTGACACCTGATAGCACTGCCATTTCTCCCTGTATTATGACGAAATGGCAACCCAGTGAGGCTTGTCAGCCCTATCAAGATGAAGACGGGCGCGTGGTAGTGAAAGCCTTAGCCGAAAATGTTGTTGCCCGTATCACAGGCCAAGAAGCCCTGGTCAGCGAGTTAAAAAAGCAGGACAAACAACAAAATGCGCCACTGCCTTATAACTTGTCTGCCCTGCAAATTGATGCCGCCAAACGCTACGCGATGAACGCTAAACTGGTGCTTGATGTTTGTCAGGCGCTTTATGAAAAGCACAAATTGATCACCTACCCAAGATCAGATTGTCGCTACCTACCCACAGAACACTTTAGCGACGCGCCGCAAATTTTATCCATGCTCAAAGACAGCCAACTACCACTGGCGAAGCAGTTAGGCGATGCCGATCCCAAGCGCAAAAGTCGCGCTTGGCAAGACAGTAAAGTGGGCGCTCATCATGCCATTATTCCTACCACCAAATCGCCAACCAAGCTCAATTTAAACAACTTTGAGAAGAATATTTATCAGCTGATTTGCCGACAATATGCTGCACAGTTTTTTCCGACTTATTGTTACCAGCAACTTAAAGCGAGTTTTTTAATTGCCGGCGGCTTATTTCAATCAAGTGCGACTATTGTTTCGCAATTAGGTTGGAAGTCTTTGTTTGGGGGAGAGAAAAATACCAACTCAGAAGACGGTCAGCAAAGCGCCAGCCCTGCCCTTGCTCAGCTCCTATCGCAGCTAACCCAAGGACAAACACTGTACTGCCAGCAAGGCCATTTGCGAGAGAAGCAAACCGAGCCGCCTAAACATTTTACCGATGCCAGCTTACTTGCCGCAATGACGGGGATTGCCCGTTTTGTCACCGATAAATCCCTTAAAGCCATCCTCAAAGAAACCGATGGTTTAGGCACAGAAGCGACCCGTGCGGGCATTATTGATTTATTGTTTAAACGCGGGTTTTTAGCCCGTCAAGGCAAACAAATTCATGCGACCGATACCGGCAAAGGACTCATTGATGCCTTGCCCATCGACTGCACTCAACCCGATATGACGGCGCGCTGGGAGTCGTCACTCAATCAAATTGCTGATAAAGCCTGTAGTTATGGGCAATTTATGCAGCCCATTGAAGGCTCATTGCACAATTTGATTAATCTGCTTAGCCAGCAATTGCCCAGTTCATTACAAGGACTGAAAAGCCCACAAAAGCCCGCTTACAAAAAGCGTAGAAAAACATCACCTACCAAGCGCAAATCGAGCACAACTAAAAAGTAA